gttcCAATGGCAAACATATCAATATGATGCTTATCTTGATTGAAAGTTTGAATtactttttcattaatatcattactaatacaaattttgaGCTCATTAAAAGGAACATTTAATTTACTTGATATgtcaataaatatttttttacactcATTTGATAATTGTTTTAAGTCACCCGAATCGATACGTATACCAATAGgcttataatttatttcatgtAACGATAATGCTACTATTAGAAAGTTGAAAATTCCAGACTCTAATGTGCTATATGTATCTATTAAGCTAATGAACATCTTTGGATTAATTTGAGCAAAAGCCACAAATGCCAATAATTCACTTTCATTAGCATTTTTGCAATCATATAACTTATGGACAAtttctttgtttttatttactatgcttaaaaaatcatgattatctaaatatttattaggTACAGATTGATCGCCTTTAAACGATAGTATAAATGAATGTGACATTGTTCCTAATATAGGTATATCATATAGAAAAGATGCATATACATTTGATGTAAAATCGGCGCCAGCATAAGCATATCTCGATCCACTTAATGCGCCATCCGGCCCTTGAGCTCTTCTACAACCAAATTCAGCTAATGTTTTTTGGTTTATAGAAATTTTATGCATCATACTATTTGTAGCTATTAAAGTAGGATagtttattaaatttaaaatagcGCTTTCTAATATCTgacatattaataatggTCCTTCTAATGTTATTAATGGCTCATTTGCAAAAACTATTGACCCTTCTTCCATACTGTGAATAGATAAACGAGATCCATTTACAccttttaaataatcaaCAAATTCGTCGATATACTCATAATGtgacattttttttcttatatattctAATTGTCTTTGTGTAAAACGAAaacaattaatatattttataacttCATGTACGCCTCCTAAAACAGCAAATTCTCCTTTAAAAGGGCATTtacgaaaaaataattcgaagactgatatattttcatgttttttttgtctaaaaaatgtatatgcCATTACCAAATGATAGTAATCCATAAAAAGAGCGTTCATACTATTGCTATGTGGCATATCTAAGCTTTTGTTTATTCGATTCTCTATTAAATAGTTGGTACATTTCATTGAcgatataattttatgttcTTCGATAGGAACTCCACTAGATGCAGAATCGCCTTTTAACGACATTTTATCTACAGATTTATCTATCATTTGTACTGTATTTATGGCATTTTCATGCCCATCCATTGGTTTTTTAGATATTGCGCCATTATGTAGGTTATTACATGAATCTTGAGACATctgttttttctttttcaaaaataaaagttcTTTTAAATCATCTTCTGTTATATGTACATCATTTACATAGATAGATTTGTTATTTGGGGCGACCgtgatattattaattaaaactGAATTTACATTTCTCATTTCCATATcttgtttatttaaacatatattatcattcaAATCTGTTCCATTATTTCCATTACATAATCGGTTTTTATCACAATTGCATTTGCTTTCcattttattcttattgtatatatatatatatatatatattataacggaatttagtttttttattatatcggAAAATTACGAAATGACAATGTTGGGACACTATGTAATACTTAGAAAAGGGGAAAAtgcaaattaaaataaacaatataaaatagttttaaaataaaaaatattatagagcatataaattttattttgacatatatattaatattctGGAGTGTTTTATCGCATACGGAATAAAAGTAATTGTATACTTCTACTTTGAAGGAactattaattatatatgtacatacgTAAGGATGCTGTAACCATTCGCATTCATATACATGTAAATAtgcaatataaaaaataatgtaaactATTTAATTGTTTAGCAGAAACTAGCAATCGAACAAGATCATCTCAtcgaataatataaaattttattataaaaaaataaataaaattaatataaatgcgTTAATCTTTTTACACCGagtttaattaaatatatgggatttatataaattatttatcaaaagcataaaaaacaatagtaataattaGTATTACagaatattcataatataattttttttatattataacttttaattaaattaaaaaaataacatcaTTATAGGAACGACACAAAttcatatatgcattattttgtgtgggaataaataaaaaaatactataatgcatacatatataatccATTCATATCATAAAGCATATGCTCTCTGAATACTATATTATTCCATTACTATGCAATTTTCCCACATTATTTtcacatattatttatggtatatatatgaatactGATCTTCTTCGCtgttttcatatatagACCCCCATTGTacccatatatataatatgtaaccattatatatatgtgtttaTATATCCACATATATTTACGAAACCCAACTCAAATGAATAGCTTTAAGAAAGTTAAATTTTGAATGCTTGGAGAGTTTTCATTTTGCTATTTTTACGAATTAAGTTTTTTTGATTGTTTTCATT
This genomic interval from Plasmodium chabaudi chabaudi strain AS genome assembly, chromosome: 11 contains the following:
- a CDS encoding nicotinate phosphoribosyltransferase, putative; translation: MESKCNCDKNRLCNGNNGTDLNDNICLNKQDMEMRNVNSVLINNITVAPNNKSIYVNDVHITEDDLKELLFLKKKKQMSQDSCNNLHNGAISKKPMDGHENAINTVQMIDKSVDKMSLKGDSASSGVPIEEHKIISSMKCTNYLIENRINKSLDMPHSNSMNALFMDYYHLVMAYTFFRQKKHENISVFELFFRKCPFKGEFAVLGGVHEVIKYINCFRFTQRQLEYIRKKMSHYEYIDEFVDYLKGVNGSRLSIHSMEEGSIVFANEPLITLEGPLLICQILESAILNLINYPTLIATNSMMHKISINQKTLAEFGCRRAQGPDGALSGSRYAYAGADFTSNVYASFLYDIPILGTMSHSFILSFKGDQSVPNKYLDNHDFLSIVNKNKEIVHKLYDCKNANESELLAFVAFAQINPKMFISLIDTYSTLESGIFNFLIVALSLHEINYKPIGIRIDSGDLKQLSNECKKIFIDISSKLNVPFNELKICISNDINEKVIQTFNQDKHHIDMFAIGTNLITCQSQPSLGLVFKLVQINNQPCFKITNENIKSNYPYKKMLYRLYTEDDYVSVDYIQQCDAPQPLQNKEITCIDMLNQCKKIVITPKQIENKLLHVWDNGKLLITFKTIHEIKQYTLNEIKKLKKDHFSTYDPIRYHLLFSESYYELYKKLI